A region from the Pseudonocardia petroleophila genome encodes:
- a CDS encoding ROK family transcriptional regulator, giving the protein MSGTDVVRRLNTQAVLDVVLDAGRSSGADLMARTGLSRPTVHAVCDDLIERGWLVEPPRPGTARPGRPARIYAPRPGAGFVLAVDMGATSVRAAVADLGGAVAGEAAAVFAHEHVPAADRLALTRGTCRRALDAAGAAPEQLLGAVLGVPAPVDACGRASADEDYLPGLAALDLRTALAPVVPEAVVENDANLAVAAERWRGVAHGVDDVVLVLAGERLGAGVCLGGRVVRGHRGGVGEMGFLDLVDGVGGTAAIGNLVRRWGSAELGRTVRAEQVVAAAGAGDPAARAVLDAVARRIARALAVLATLLDPELLVVGGAVAAAGEVLLAPLRREVARVAARPVRLAASTLADRGVLLGAVRVALDDVRPRLLDLRPAR; this is encoded by the coding sequence GTGTCCGGAACCGATGTGGTGCGGCGGCTCAACACGCAGGCCGTGCTGGACGTCGTGCTGGACGCCGGTCGCAGCAGCGGCGCCGATCTCATGGCCCGCACCGGCCTGTCCCGCCCGACCGTGCACGCCGTCTGCGACGACCTGATCGAGCGCGGCTGGCTCGTGGAACCCCCGCGGCCCGGTACCGCCCGCCCCGGCCGCCCCGCCCGGATCTACGCGCCCCGCCCCGGCGCGGGCTTCGTGCTCGCCGTCGACATGGGCGCGACGTCGGTGCGGGCGGCGGTCGCCGACCTCGGCGGCGCCGTCGCTGGCGAGGCCGCCGCGGTGTTCGCCCACGAGCACGTCCCGGCCGCCGACCGGCTCGCCCTGACCCGCGGGACCTGCCGGCGCGCCCTCGACGCCGCGGGCGCCGCCCCGGAGCAGCTGCTCGGCGCGGTGCTCGGGGTCCCGGCCCCGGTCGACGCCTGCGGGCGCGCGTCCGCCGACGAGGACTACCTCCCCGGGCTCGCCGCGCTCGACCTGCGCACCGCGCTCGCCCCCGTCGTCCCGGAGGCGGTGGTCGAGAACGACGCCAACCTCGCCGTGGCCGCGGAGCGCTGGCGCGGCGTCGCCCACGGCGTCGACGACGTGGTGCTGGTGCTCGCCGGGGAGCGCCTCGGCGCCGGGGTCTGCCTGGGCGGGCGGGTCGTGCGCGGGCACCGCGGGGGCGTCGGCGAGATGGGCTTCCTCGACCTCGTCGACGGCGTCGGCGGCACCGCCGCGATCGGCAACCTCGTGCGCCGCTGGGGCTCGGCCGAGCTCGGCCGGACGGTGCGGGCCGAGCAGGTCGTCGCCGCGGCGGGGGCCGGTGATCCGGCCGCGCGCGCGGTCCTCGACGCCGTGGCGCGGCGGATCGCCCGGGCCCTGGCCGTGCTCGCGACCCTGCTCGATCCCGAGCTGCTCGTGGTGGGCGGCGCCGTGGCCGCCGCGGGCGAGGTGCTGCTGGCCCCGCTGCGGCGGGAGGTCGCCCGCGTGGCGGCCCGGCCGGTCCGGCTCGCCGCGTCCACCCTCGCCGACCGCGGGGTGCTGCTCGGCGCCGTCCGCGTCGCCCTCGACGACGTGCGCCCCCGGCTGCTGGACCTGCGGCCGGCCCGCTAG